The segment CGCCACAAGAGACGCCCGTCCCAGAAGACACGGGACCGCAGGTTCCGCCGGCTCCAGCCCCAGACGTCGACAAAGGCCCGCAACCCCTTTTCTGAGCATGAAATCCCTGTAGTTGCGGTAATGCTCCGCCCCGGCCAGACGTTCGGCCAGGGGCACGAGCAGCCCCGCCATCCCGCCGGTCGTCGCGGCCGTGTAGTCGACCATGAGCAGATGGCCGCCCGGGCGCGTGACCCGCTCCATCTCGCGCGCCATGGCCAGCCGGTCGGGCTCGGCGTTTTCGTGCAGGGCCAGGGTGATGCAGGCCGCGTCGAAGGTCGCGTCGGCAAAGGCCAGCCGCCGGGCGTCCATGCGGGCGAAGGGGGAGCGGTCGCCGACCGTTTTGTGGGCCACGGCCAGCATGGCCGGCGAGGCGTCCACGCCAAGGGCGTGCAAGCCCGCCCGGCGCAGCATGAGCGTTTGCCGGCCCGTGCCGCAGCATACGTC is part of the Solidesulfovibrio fructosivorans JJ] genome and harbors:
- a CDS encoding class I SAM-dependent methyltransferase: MSAGDPYRLMALGYDPATALFLDPIRRLVRDALRRLGAGRVLDVCCGTGRQTLMLRRAGLHALGVDASPAMLAVAHKTVGDRSPFARMDARRLAFADATFDAACITLALHENAEPDRLAMAREMERVTRPGGHLLMVDYTAATTGGMAGLLVPLAERLAGAEHYRNYRDFMLRKGVAGLCRRLGLEPAEPAVPCLLGRASLVAARVSPRFPARP